The segment CCCATGGCCGAAAGGGACGCAATCTGTCATTCCCGCGAAAGCGGGAATCCACGGCACCGGCTCGCTACGACCCGCCAAACGCCAAACTGGATTCCCGCTTTCGCGGGAATGACGGCCATAACACCGAACCACGTTACCCACAAGTTTGTCGCGCACCCCCTCACGACAACACTGCCAGCCTATGGCACGAAGGTGCGGCTAAGCGTAAGGAGAGCGGCATGGACATTCCAGCTGAAGTTGCGCGGGTACACGATGATTGGGGGCGGCGGGGCCGCTTTGTGACGCTGCCGGAGGGCTTTCGCATCTTCGCGGTGCAGGAGGGGCGGGGACCGGACCTGGTGCTGTTGCACGGGTTTCCCTCGAGCAGCCACGACTTCGCGGCTGCCTTGCCGTATCTCACCCGGCGCTTTCGCGTCACCACTTGGGATCATCTAGGCTTCGGCTTCTCCGACAAACCGGCCGGGGCAACCTCGTACTCGCTGCTCGATCAGGGGCGGCGTGCCGGCGAGATAGCGCGCGCGCTCGGTATCAAGAGCGCACGCGTGGCCGGACACGACATGGGGTTGACCATCGCCGTTGAGATGCTGTGCCGGCAGGAGGCGGCACTGCTCGGGTTCAGCATCGAGGAGCTGGCGTTGTGCAACGGCAGTCACCTGGTTGAGTTGGCACACCTAACGCCCTTTCAGCAGGTGATCATGACCGCGGAGGGGGCGGCGGCCTTTGCCCTGAGCTTCGATCCCGAGCAGTTCGCCCAGGGCTTTCGCTTCCTGTGGGCGGACCCGTTGCGCACGCCGGCCGTCGACCTGCGGGCCATCGCCTATTGGCTGCAAAGCCACGGCGGCCTCGACATCTTGGGGCGGATCGCGCGCTACAACCTCGAGCGCACGCAGTACGCCGAGCGCTGGCGGCCGATCTTGGCGCGTACGCCGGTACCGATCCGTGTCATCTGGGGCGATCAGGACCCGATCGCGGTGTTGGAGATCGGCCGGCGGTTGGCTGAGATGTCCGGCGGGCCACTGACGGTGCTCGAAGGCATCGGCCACTACCCACAGATGGAAGCGCCGGAAGAGTGGGCCGCAGCGCTCACGCACGACTGGGTCTGAACCGCGAATGAAGCGCCACTCCGGCAAGCGGTGGTGCGACCGCCTGCCGTGCTCAGGCCGCGCGTTGAACGGCGCGTTGCATTGCCAGGCCACCGCTGAGCAACAACCCCAGCAAGCAAAGTGTAAAGGCCACGGCCCAGCGGCGCTCGTGTTCCACGCGCTGCCCGACGTGAACCAGCCACAGGACGCGCGAGAGCTCCGGACCGGCTTCGTCGTAGTTGTCGAGGTCGAGCTGGACGGAGGCCGTGGCGGCTTCGCGCAGGTAGGCGTTGGCAGCTTGCGCGGGCGGCGGGTTTAGTTCCGGGCGCACGTTGGCGGCAAGTGCGCTGTATGGGGTCAGGTCCGGAACGCTGGTGAAATAGTCGCGCATGTCGGTGGCGTGGCGGTCGTACTGCGACAGTGGGCCGATGCCGAGCATTAGCTCCATAGTTTTGAGCATGCCGACGTTGGAGTGATGGACGTGCGAGACGTAGCCGCGGCGCACGTAGGGGCTGATGACCAAGCTGAGAGTGCGATGGGCGGAGACGTGATCCTGGCCGTCTTGCGCGTCATCCTCGCTCACGAAGATGGCCATGTCCTTCCAGAATGACGAGTGGCTCAAGGCGTCGACCACCAGGCCAAGCGCGCGGTCGTTGTCAGCCACGGCCGATTCTGGTGTTGGGCTGTTCGGGGCGGCGCCGAAGGTGTGGTCGTTCGGCAGCCAGATGAACAGAAAGGCGGGCAGCGCGCCCTGGGCCTCGTAGCGCGCGAGTTCTTCCTCGATGATGTGGGCTCGTTCGACGTCAGTGCGATCGGCGAGAATGTTCGAGGGATAATCCAGTCGCAGATTGGGCCACACGTCGCGGGTAAGAATATCGACGTCGATGCCGGCATCGCGCAACGCCACCAGGTCGCCGGCTAGGATGTCGCCGGTGTGAGCGACCAGGTTGGTGATGCC is part of the Deltaproteobacteria bacterium genome and harbors:
- a CDS encoding alpha/beta hydrolase translates to MDIPAEVARVHDDWGRRGRFVTLPEGFRIFAVQEGRGPDLVLLHGFPSSSHDFAAALPYLTRRFRVTTWDHLGFGFSDKPAGATSYSLLDQGRRAGEIARALGIKSARVAGHDMGLTIAVEMLCRQEAALLGFSIEELALCNGSHLVELAHLTPFQQVIMTAEGAAAFALSFDPEQFAQGFRFLWADPLRTPAVDLRAIAYWLQSHGGLDILGRIARYNLERTQYAERWRPILARTPVPIRVIWGDQDPIAVLEIGRRLAEMSGGPLTVLEGIGHYPQMEAPEEWAAALTHDWV